One Triticum dicoccoides isolate Atlit2015 ecotype Zavitan chromosome 5B, WEW_v2.0, whole genome shotgun sequence genomic window carries:
- the LOC119312825 gene encoding TATA-binding protein-associated factor 2N-like, with protein sequence MGIFDLLDLADGASGDEAVARVVKKVVPPDDPDKPSKASRKAAAKDAAANAAAPKDDAQHDQHHHYPQEGGHYQREGNFGGGRGRGQGYYGGGGGGRGGRGRGRGAGSNRVFEDANGRFYNDGYQRVYLTNDRPYYGNGNRDYNNNNGNGNGGEGQRYGNDDRQYRRDNMHYVPKSKPSSVAASDVDTKSEGKVEPAAEEKQAQAPAQNVVEAVPASESDKSTGDVQKDDSKKEEGEGAEKKAEGEGADKKEGDGAEKKEKTNKGKCVSGSVKRKLKKQKPKKEDSNGDAPIETTAEKEQEAPIEQEKIEMTLEEYEKMQEKKKSLEASKPEERRVAAVDFEGLQLLEKKTIEDDAKSKAENVRKAKEAAAKEAKPRKVSIQEYLKNEDGSEYVPPTPPRRPPYGGGYRGGRGNGSYSGRSSRDNSSERRVYNSGRGESAIVFHNVEANANDSGAPRRGEGYNGERRQGGYQQGGYNGGRGNGRYQERQDGYTGERRDQQQGGYYQERNGDRREQGGYNNGGGRGNGGYQERRDGFNGDNRRQQGGYNNGGGRGNGGYQEQGGNNGGRGNGGYQELGGNNGGRGQERQDAYNGERRQQGGYNNGGGRGNGGNQEGQDGGERRQQGGYNNGGQYQQGGNYRQWQGPRPKPDKEFTPADFPALGGASQAQSQAQAQA encoded by the exons atGGGGATCTTCGACCTGCTCGACCTGGCCGACGGCGCCTCGGGGGACGAGGCCGTCGCGCGCGTCGTCAAGAAGGTCGTCCCGCCCGACGACCCCGACAAGCCCTCCAAGGCCTCCAGGAAGGCCGCCGCCAAGgacgccgccgccaacgccgccgccCCCAAGGACGACGCCCAGCACGACCAGCACCACCACTACCCCCAAG AGGGTGGGCATTACCAAAGGGAGGGCAACTTTGGTGGAGGCCGGGGCAGAGGCCAAGGCtactatggtggtggtggtggtggcagaggaggccgTGGAAGGGGGCGTGGCGCCGGATCCAATCGTGTCTTTGAGGATGCCAACGGTCGTTTCTATAATGATGGCTATCAACGTGTCTACCTCACCAACGACCGTCCATACTATGGCAATGGCAACCgtgactacaacaacaacaacggcaACGGCAATGGCGGTGAGGGCCAGAGGTACGGCAATGATGACAGGCAGTACAGGAGGGACAACATGCACTACGTTCCTAAGAGCAAGCCATCCTCTGTGGCTGCTTCTGATGTTGATACCAAGTCTGAAGGCAAGGTGGAGCCTGCTGCTGAGGAAAAGCAGGCCCAAGCCCCTGCTCAGAATGTTGTTGAAGCCGTCCCTGCTTCTGAATCTGACAAGTCTACTGG GGATGTGCAAAAAGATGATtctaagaaggaagagggagagggtgccGAAAAGAAGGCAGAGGGAGAAGGCGCGGATAAGAAGGAGGGAGATGGTgccgagaagaaggagaagaccaaCAAGGGCAAGTGTGTCAGTGGCTCGGTCAAGAGGAAGCTCAAGAAGCaaaagcctaagaaggaagactcTAATGGGGATGCTCCTATTGAGACCACTGCTGAGAAAGAGCAGGAGGCTCCCATTGAACAAGAGAAAATT GAGATGACCCTTGAAGAATATGAGAAGATGCAAGAAAAGAAGAAGTCTCTGGAGGCCTCTAAACCTGAGGAGAGGAGGGTTGCTGCTGTAGATTTTGAGGGTCTCCAGCTCTTGGAGAAGAAGACGATTGAGGATGATGCTAAATCCAAGGCAGAAAATGTTCGCAAGGCAAAGGAGGCTGCTGCAAAGGAAGCTAAACCTCGCAAG GTGAGCATCCAGGAGTACCTGAAGAATGAAGATGGTTCAGAGTACGTACCTCCAACACCACCGAGGCGCCCTCCATATGGAGGCGGCTACAGGGGAGGCCGTGGGAACGGTTCTTACAGTGGCCGCAGCAGCCGTGACAACAGCTCTGAGCGCCGGGTCTACAACTCTGGCCGTGGCGAGAGCGCCATCGTGTTCCACAACGTTGAGGCCAACGCCAATGACAGTGGCGCCCCAAGGAGGGGTGAGGGCTACAATGGCGAGCGCCGGCAAGGCGGCTACCAGCAAGGCGGGTACAATGGCGGCAGGGGCAATGGCAGGTACCAGGAGCGCCAGGACGGGTACACTGGCGAGCGCCGGGACCAGCAGCAGGGTGGCTACTACCAGGAGCGCAATGGTGACCGCCGGGAGCAAGGCGGGTACAACAATGGTGGTGGCCGGGGCAATGGCGGTTACCAGGAGCGCAGGGATGGCTTCAATGGTGACAACCGCCGGCAGCAAGGCGGGTACAACAATGGTGGTGGCCGTGGCAATGGAGGTTACCAGGAGCAAGGCGGGAACAATGGCGGCCGTGGCAATGGTGGTTACCAGGAGCTAGGCGGGAACAATGGTGGCCGTGGCCAGGAGCGCCAGGATGCCTACAATGGTGAGCGCAGGCAGCAAGGCGGGTACAACAATGGCGGTGGCCGGGGCAATGGTGGTAACCAGGAAGGCCAGGACGGTGGCGAGCGCCGGCAGCAAGGCGGGTACAACAATGGCGGCCAATACCAGCAGGGCGGCAACTACAGGCAGTGGCAGGGTCCCAGGCCAAAGCCTGACAAGGAGTTCACACCGGCCGACTTCCCAGCTCTAGGTGGCGCATCTCAGGCGCAGTCGCAGGCCCAGGCCCAGGCCTAG
- the LOC119310645 gene encoding probable acyl-activating enzyme 16, chloroplastic: MLLAPSAAAQTWAPAPPLRRRLLAARRGRACAPRCAGDAPPPRHRATTHSPARSKCSPLLESALLSPGGNEPAADEWKAVPDIWRTAAQKYPDSVALVDPYHDPPSELTYKQLEQQILDCSHGLRAVGVAPDEKIALFADNSCRWLVADQGIMATGAINVVRGTKSSDEELFQIYNHSESIALVVDSPQFFNRLAETLISRINARFIVLLWGDKSSLNSKAVMDIPVYDYNDITELGRENHNALCYTSEQGRQGVFEAINPEDVATLIYTSGTSGTPKGVMLTHRNLLHQINNMWEIVPAVPGDRFLSMLPPWHAYERSAEYFILTHGTQQIYSSVKYLKADLQKYQPHYVFSVPLVYETLYSSIQKQISSSSRARKTVALALIKISLLYMDAKKIFEGTVLSNNPVKPSSISYMFNCLWARIVAALLWPLHNLAKMLVYKKIHSTIGISKAAISGGGSLPMHVDKFFEAIGIKVQNGYGLTETSPAVAARRPFCNVLGTVGHPIKHTEIKIVDIETGEVLPDGSKGIVKIKGLPVMKGYYKNPSATNNALDQEGWFNTGDIGWIAPHHATGPSRKCGGMLVLEGRAKDTIVLATGENVEPAELEEVASRSSLIDQIMVIGQDRRRLGAIVVPNNNEALAAAKRKSSVDGNNDEAKDVVMNLLYDELRTRMAGCSFQIGPILVVEEPFTIDNGLMTPTMKIRRDRVAAKYQSEIEALYK; the protein is encoded by the exons ATGCTCCTcgccccctccgccgccgcccaGACGTGGGCGCCCGCCCCGCCGCTCCGGCGCCGCCTCCTCGCGGCGCGGCGCGGTCGCGCGTGCGCGCCACGGTGCGCCGGCGACGCCCCTCccccgcgccaccgcgccacg ACGCACAGCCCAGCTCGCAGCAAGTGCTCGCCGTTGCTTGAGAGCGCTCTGTTGTCGCCTGGTGGAAATGAACCGGCTGCGGATGAATGGAAGGCAGTTCCGGATATTTGGAGGACAGCAGCACAAAAATACCCTGACAGTGTAGCTCTGGTGGACCCTTATCACGATCCTCCGTCCGAGTTGACTTATAAGCAG CTTGAACAACAAATATTGGATTGTTCTCATGGTCTGAGGGCCGTGGGTGTTGCTCCAGATGAAAAGATAGCCCTTTTTGCTGACAACTCATGTCGGTGGCTAGTTGCAGATCAAG GAATCATGGCTACTGGTGCTATCAATGTTGTTAGAGGAACAAAATCTTCCGATGAAGAACTGTTCCAAATATACAATCACTCAGAAAG TATTGCACTTGTTGTGGACAGTCCTCAATTCTTTAACCGGCTTGCAGAAACTTTAATTTCAAGGATTAATGCAAGATTCATCGTGCTACTTTGGGGTGATAAATCATCCCTAAATAGTAAAGCTGTGATGGACATACCAGTTTATGACTACAATGATATCACTGAACTTGGACGAGAAAATCACAATGCATTGTGCTACACAAGCGAGCAAG GCCGGCAAGGTGTCTTCGAAGCCATTAATCCAGAAGATGTTGCGACTCTAATATATACCAGTGGAACAAGTGGCACACCAAAAGGCGTGATGCTTACCCATCGAAATCTCTTGCATCAG ATAAATAACATGTGGGAGATTGTTCCAGCAGTACCTGGTGATAGGTTCCTAAGCATGCTTCCACCCTGGCATGCATATGAGCGTTCTGCTGAGTATTTCATCCTCACTCATGGAACTCAACAAATTTACAGTAGTGTGAAATACCTGAAG gCAGATTTGCAGAAGTACCAACCTCATTATGTTTTCTCTGTACCACTGGTCTATGAAACTCTGTACAG TTCGATTCAGAAGCAGATATCTTCCAGTTCTCGTGCTCGAAAAACTGTTGCCCTTGCACTTATCAAGATAAGTTTGCTATATATGGACGCAAAGAAGATATTTGAG GGAACAGTCTTATCAAACAATCCTGTCAAGCCATCGTCCATTTCCTACATGTTCAATTGTCTATGGGCAAGAATTGTCGCTGCTCTTTTGTGGCCCTTGCATAATCTGGCAAAGATGTTAGTCTACAAGAAAATCCATTCTACAATCGGAATTTCGAAG GCTGCTATAAGTGGTGGTGGAAGTCTCCCGATGCATGTGGACAAGTTTTTTGAG GCCATTGGTATCAAAGTGCAAAATGGCTATGGTCTAACAGAGACTTCCCCTGCTGTAGCTGCTAGGCGTCCATTCTGTAAT GTTCTTGGCACAGTTGGCCACCCAATAAAGCATACAGAAATCAAGATCGTGGACATAGAGACCGGTGAGGTGCTCCCAGATGGTTCAAAGGGGATTGTGAAGATTAAAGGACTGCCAGTAATGAAGGGATATTATAAG AATCCATCTGCTACAAATAATGCTTTGGATCAAGAAGGTTGGTTCAACACTGGAGATATAGGCTGGATTGCACCTCACCATGCCACAGGGCCTAGTCGAAAATGTGGAGGGATGCTTGTTCTTGAAGGGCGTGCAAAGGATACGATAGTTCTCGCTACAG GTGAAAATGTTGAACCTGCTGAGCTTGAGGAAGTAGCAAGCAGGAGTAGCTTGATTGATCAGATAATGGTTATTGGCCAG GATCGACGACGCCTTGGTGCAATTGTTGTTCCCAATAataatgaagctctagcagctgcaAAAAGAAAGTCGAGCGTTGATGGGAACAATGATGAAGCCAAAGATGTGGTCATGAACTTGCTATATGATGAGCTGAGAACTAG GATGGCGGGTTGCTCATTCCAGATTGGCCCTATTCTTGTTGTTGAAGAACCATTTACG ATTGATAATGGTTTGATGACACCAACCATGAAGATAAGAAGGGACAGAGTGGCAGCCAAATATCAGAGTGAAATTGAAGCCTTGTACAAGTGA